The Pseudomonadota bacterium sequence TCAGGGATGGGAAATCCTTGTGGGGCCGAGAGAAGCGGCACATATACCGGCGTATTTGAAGATGCAGAAATCATAATGGTTTACGGTTCTATACCCTGATTCCTGGCTGGAGCTGTAAGGGTATATTTAATTACAGGCAGGATAAATGCCGCAAAAGCTTATTAAAAGACTTAACGATTACCAGGAGATAATAAACCGTACACCTGTTGTGGTGTTTGTATGGCGTATTGTTCCGGATCATTCGATTGAGTTTGTTTCAGACAATGTCCAAAAATATCTTGGTTATTCGGCTGAAGATTTTATCTCGGGGCGGGTCCTTTTAACGGATATAATATACCCGGAGGATATGCCGAGCTTCGAAGCCGAACATACTTCATGCAGACAGCCAGGCGGACAGGAGTTTGTTCGGCAGTATCGTTTAAAAACAAAATCAGGTGAGTACCGCTGGTTTGAAGACCGCACATCAGAACTGGTTGATGAATCCGGAAATGCTACCCACTGTCAGTCAATCGTTATTGATATAACAGAGCGGAAGCTGATGGAGGACAGACTGAGGGATGGCGAGCGTTTCCTGTCAAATATATTTTCAAGCGTACAGGACGGCATCAGCGTCATTGATAAAGACTTCAATATCGTTCGGGTTAACCCTACAATGAATCGGTACTATACAAATAGTGTGCCCCTTATCGGAAAAAAGTGTTACGAAGCCTATCATAGCCAGGAAAAGCCCTGTGAAGCTTGTCCAAGTATGAGGACATTCGAAAACGGTAAACCTGCCCATGAGGTAATGTCGGAACGTAGCTCCGGTGAGGATGCAATGAGATGGCTTGACATGTATACTTTTCCACTTATAGATATGGATACAGGTGAGATGAATGGGGTGATAGAATATGCGCGTGACATTACGAAACGCAAAAATGCGGAAGAATCGTTGAAAGAGAATGAAGCTAAATTTCGCACACTGTTTGATCTGGCAAATGATGCGATCTTTTTATTGGATGGGGACAAGGTTGTTGACTGCAATGATAAAACGCTTGAGATGTTCGGGTACACAAACGAAGAGATGATCGGAAAAGAGTTGTATGACTTTTCGCCTCCTTTACAGCCGGACGGAAGGGATTCCAAAGAAAAGTCTATTGAAAGGATCAACAATGCAATTTATGGCGAACCGCAATTCTTTGAATGGAAGCATTTAAGACAAGACGGTACGGTTTTTGATGCGGAAGTGAGTCTCAGTCTATTTAAATTTAAAGACAATGTTTTTACCCAATCTATAGTCAGGGATGTGACTTACCGCAAGCGCATGGAAGAAGAGCTTGTTAAATCAAAAAATCTTGAGTCCATAGGCACGCTTGCTGGCGGCATAGCCCACGATTTCAATAATCTTCTCATGGTTATTATGGGCAACATATCTCTTGCGAAATTGCATTTAAGCCCGGACAGTAAGGCTGTAGAGAGATTGTCCGATGCCGAAAACGCCTCGATTGCAGCAAAAGATTTGACTCAGCAACTTATTACGTTTTCCAGAGGCGGA is a genomic window containing:
- a CDS encoding PAS domain S-box protein codes for the protein MPQKLIKRLNDYQEIINRTPVVVFVWRIVPDHSIEFVSDNVQKYLGYSAEDFISGRVLLTDIIYPEDMPSFEAEHTSCRQPGGQEFVRQYRLKTKSGEYRWFEDRTSELVDESGNATHCQSIVIDITERKLMEDRLRDGERFLSNIFSSVQDGISVIDKDFNIVRVNPTMNRYYTNSVPLIGKKCYEAYHSQEKPCEACPSMRTFENGKPAHEVMSERSSGEDAMRWLDMYTFPLIDMDTGEMNGVIEYARDITKRKNAEESLKENEAKFRTLFDLANDAIFLLDGDKVVDCNDKTLEMFGYTNEEMIGKELYDFSPPLQPDGRDSKEKSIERINNAIYGEPQFFEWKHLRQDGTVFDAEVSLSLFKFKDNVFTQSIVRDVTYRKRMEEELVKSKNLESIGTLAGGIAHDFNNLLMVIMGNISLAKLHLSPDSKAVERLSDAENASIAAKDLTQQLITFSRGGEPWKKIIAVAPVIKSTARFVLSGSRIKCKYFLSDSLHPVHADEVQLRQVVHNIMNNSREAMPAGGVITIRAENVVITQKDNVPLPYGDYVKISIEDKGIGIKEEYLSKIFDPYFSTKGMGVQKGMGLGLSVSYSIIKKHAGYILLESSQGVGTTVQIYLPAYKKEAEGVVAGEVIPVKGRILVMDDVEEVRLVTSNMLIKLGYEVACAEDGREAVELYKQAGELDAPFDAVILDLTVQGGMGGKEALFELLSIDPYVKALIASGYTDDPIIDNFREFGFKAAVIKPYKMEELEEVLKKLIPHP